A single window of Zootoca vivipara chromosome 17, rZooViv1.1, whole genome shotgun sequence DNA harbors:
- the LOC132591328 gene encoding claw keratin-like: MVDCGPSCAVPSWASTPTVGFGSAGGLGYGGLGSGLGGLGYGWGGQGFGFGGLGYGYGGAERAANLGVLAGVAPSCVNQIPPAEVVIQPPASVVTIPGPILSASCEPVAVGGNTPCAVGGSGIVGGYGYGGWGHGSGLLGSSGGWGYGLGYGKGALLGRRFGRRGSICS, encoded by the coding sequence ATGGTTGACTGTGGTCCATCCTGTGCTGTCCCATCCTGggcctccacccccactgttgggTTTGGATCAGCAGGAGGTCTTGGCTATGGTGGTCTCGGCTCTGGATTGGGAGGTCTCGGCTATGGATGGGGAGGTCAGGGCTTCGGATTTGGAGGCCTGGGCTATGGATATGGAGGTGCTGAAAGAGCAGCCAACCTCGGAGTCCTGGCAGGAGTTGCCCCATCATGCGTCAACCAGATCCCACCAGCAGAGGTCGTGATCCAGCCACCTGCCTCCGTTGTGACCATCCCAGGGCCCATCCTCTCTGCCAGCTGTGAGCCTGTGGCTGTTGGAGGCAACACCCCATGTGCTGTTGGTGGTTCCGGGATCGTAGGGGGTTATGGCTATGGAGGGTGGGGCCATGGGTCTGGCCTCCTTGGAAGCTCTGGGGGCTGGGGCTATGGTTTGGGCTACGGGAAGGGGGCACTCCTTGGCAGGAGGTTTGGGCGTCGTGGTAGCATCTGTTCATAA